Below is a window of Danio rerio strain Tuebingen ecotype United States chromosome 11, GRCz12tu, whole genome shotgun sequence DNA.
ggtgaattaatcatttgttcaatacctccaacagctgctccagtgagaggagtgaagaatCACCTGTTTGAGAAGATTTGGCTGATaatccagcttgatgtctgcaaaacaaaacaaaggagcttgtgtgaccaAAACACCACAGACAGACTCAAACTCTTGATATAACATCTATCAGAGGATGGTTGAGCTCATTTCACatgacttacccaacaaatcttctgttggaGGACTTCAGTCCAGCCGCAGGgacccgtctgatgatgaccgatgtgtttttagggatgagagcatcatcatctgtgtattctgacagcaaaataaagtttGAATATAGTAATAATCATTTACCATGGTATACTTTGAGtgccattagcattttaaaacactcaaaacatcACTATGTGTCACCATCAGAGTCATGATAACACATGTCAGCTTCTACAAGTCTGTCTGATAACACATCTAATGTTAGTGTAGTATAGTTTAAGTGGCTTTTCCTCATCTCACCTTCATCAGTTTGGgctttgctgatcttcagctggcagaacttcagcctctcgcGCCTCATGATCTGTCGCTTCAGCTCTCCCACAGTGATGTTGAGGccctcaaactggagcgagtcgtaggtgagtcgactctgaaaCCTGtaatgaacacaagacatactgaacacaaaccaCAGTGTGATAACAAGGGTCAAACCTGAATGATGGGAGAAGCAGACGATCAATCGATGTAT
It encodes the following:
- the LOC110438896 gene encoding E3 ubiquitin-protein ligase RBBP6-like isoform X5; this translates as MSCVHYRFQSRLTYDSLQFEGLNITVGELKRQIMRRERLKFCQLKISKAQTDEEYTDDDALIPKNTSVIIRRVPAAGLKSSNRRFVGHQAGLSAKSSQTGDSSLLSLEQLLETENLAEAKASEEDKLKAVMYQSSLCYYSSRAAALLRLSASGGAQGFPAASCWRWTTQTERES